The following DNA comes from Balneola vulgaris DSM 17893.
CCGTTAAGCGCGCCTAAAGCAGAACCTTGAATTACTGGAATCTCGTCGCCATCAAATTCGTAGCTGCTTAGTAGCTCACGTACTTCAAGCTCTACAAGCTCTAGAAGTTCTTCATCGTCTACTAAATCAACTTTGTTCATGAACACTACGATCTGAGGTACACCTACCTGACGTGCAAGAAGAATGTGCTCACGTGTTTGTGGCATAGGACCATCTGTTGCTGCTACCACCAAGATAGCACCGTCCATCTGCGCCGCACCCGTTACCATGTTCTTCACATAATCGGCGTGACCTGGGCAATCTACGTGTGCGTAGTGACGATTCTCAGATTCGTACTCTACGTGCGCCGTTGCAATGGTAATACCACGCTCGCGCTCTTCCGGAGCATTGT
Coding sequences within:
- a CDS encoding GTP-binding protein translates to MAKETFQRTKPHVNVGTIGHVDHGKTTLTAAITTVMAKTYGGTAQAFDQIDNAPEERERGITIATAHVEYESENRHYAHVDCPGHADYVKNMVTGAAQMDGAILVVAATDGPMPQTREHILLARQVGVPQIVVFMNKVDLVDDEELLELVELEVRELLSSYEFDGDEIPVIQGSALGALNG